Proteins encoded within one genomic window of Triticum aestivum cultivar Chinese Spring chromosome 2D, IWGSC CS RefSeq v2.1, whole genome shotgun sequence:
- the LOC123053773 gene encoding ubiquitin-like-conjugating enzyme ATG10, whose product MGSSSACDGTLSLDEFNASAKALVTKWRGIDVDALPDWEWRPCRKMGVPSETEGFVALEGVYRIRAGSQIEESSDDPVPDDDVVGHDTSVQSSRDNVHLYDFHIVYSFSYKVPVLYFQGLQAGGQLLTLDEIKKDLPPHSLQLLNESKWTFITREEHPHLSRPWFTLHPCGTSDWMKLLLHKLGDKDRSLQYLPAWLSVAGQAVGLKIPLKLYCSS is encoded by the exons atGGGGAGCTCCTCCGCGTGCGACGGGACTCTGTCACTCGACGAGTTCAACGCCTCAGCGAAGGCCCTGGTCACCAAGTGGAGGGGGATTGATGTCGACGCTCTTCCCGACTGGGAGTGGAGGCCTTGCCGCAAGATGGGGGTGCCATCTGAG ACAGAGGGGTTTGTAGCCCTCGAAGGAGTCTATCGAATTCGTGCAGGAAGCCAG ATTGAGGAGAGCAGTGACGACCCTGTCCCTGATGATGATGTTGTAGGGCATGATACCTCG GTTCAGAGCTCTAGGGATAATGTTCATCTTTATGATTTCCATATTGTCTACAGCTTTTCTTACAAGGTTCCGGTGCTATACTTTCAAGGTCTTCAGGCTG GTGGGCAGCTGCTAACTTTAGATGAGATAAAAAAGGATCTTCCTCCTCATTCACTTCAGTTGTTAAACGAATCAAAGTGGACATTTATTACTCGAGAG GAGCATCCCCACCTAAGTAGGCCATGGTTCACCCTGCATCCATGTGGAACCAGTGACTGGATGAAGTTGCTTCTTCATAAACTGGGAGATAAAGATCGATCTCTGCAATACTTGCCAGCATGGTTATCTGTGGCCGGTCAGGCAGTAGGATTGAAAATCCCGCTTAAGCTTTATTGCAGTTCATAG